AGGCTGCGGACGATGTCGCCCGCAGCCCCACCGTCGATGAACCAAAAACAAGTCGTCCGTCCGACGCGTTTACAATGGCGTTGAGTCGCGTTTGTCGCCCGGTTTCGCGCCGGGCATCTTACGCCAATGAATACCAAGGCTGACCCCGGGCGCTCGACAGGGCCAGCCGACACGAACCGCCGTTCCCGCAATTCCGGGGAACGGCGTGTTGGTTTTTTCTCTCAGCCTGATTTGCGGCACTTTTCCGGTAGATGACAATGTCCACCTCACATTCCCCGCTGTACGAATCCACGCTGAAATCGTTGCCCCTGCTCGGGCGCGGCAAAGTCCGCGACAACTACGCAGTCGGCACCGACAAACTCCTGATCGTCACGACCGACCGCCTCTCGGCGTTCGACGTGATCATGGGTGAGCCCATTCCGAACAAGGGTCGCGTCCTGAACCAGATGGCCGATTTCTGGTTCGCAAAGCTCTCGCACATCGTGCCAAACCACAATACGGGCATCGATCCGGCAACAGTCGTCGCCGCCGATGAAGCCGATCAGGTCAAAGGCCGCGCCGTCGTGGTAAAGCGCCTGGAGCCAATCCTGGTGGAAGCGGTCGTACGCGGTTATCTGGCCGGCAGCGGCTGGAAAGACTATCAGGCAACAGGTTCGGTCTGCGGCGTGGAATTGCCGCCCGGCCTGAAAAACGCCGAAAAGCTGCCCGAGCCAATTTTCACGCCGGCAGCCAAGGCCGAAATGGGCCATCACGACGAAAACATCACCTACGATGAAATGGAACGGCGGATCGGCACGGAACTCTCGGCGACCATCCGCGAGATTTCGATCAAGCTGTACAAGGAAGCAGCCGAGTACGCGGCGACGCGCGGCATCATCATCGCGGATACGAAGTTTGAATTCGGGCTGGACACGCGCGGCGAGCTGTTCCTGATGGACGAAGTGCTGACGGCGGATTCGTCACGTTTCTGGCCGGCGGACGGGTATCAGGTCGGCACGAACCCGCCATCGTTCGACAAGCAATTCGTGCGCGACTGGCTCGAAACGCAATCGTGGGGCAAAACGCCTCCGGCGCCGAAGTTGCCCGAAGACGTGATCGCGAAAACAGCCGAGAAATACGAAGAAGCGCTGCAACGGTTGACCGGGCAGTCGCTGGCGTAAAGCTTCAGGCGGCCGGGCCGGCGCACGATTGCGCTCGCTACGGCGGCCTGGTTTCGGTGGCGTGCCCGCGGCAAAGGCAACAAAGCCGCCGGCAATCAACGCATCCGTGCCTCAGGTCATGCAGCGCCCAGCCCAGAAAGCCGTTCCATAATGGCCGGAAAGCTATCAATCCGCATCACCCGAAAAAGGCCGCGAAGGCCTGTCCACCCCCAAAGGAATGCAGCACGATGAGCGAAGTCCAGACCGCCGCCGCGGCCCACACGCATGACGCACCGTTG
This window of the Caballeronia sp. SBC1 genome carries:
- a CDS encoding phosphoribosylaminoimidazolesuccinocarboxamide synthase, whose translation is MSTSHSPLYESTLKSLPLLGRGKVRDNYAVGTDKLLIVTTDRLSAFDVIMGEPIPNKGRVLNQMADFWFAKLSHIVPNHNTGIDPATVVAADEADQVKGRAVVVKRLEPILVEAVVRGYLAGSGWKDYQATGSVCGVELPPGLKNAEKLPEPIFTPAAKAEMGHHDENITYDEMERRIGTELSATIREISIKLYKEAAEYAATRGIIIADTKFEFGLDTRGELFLMDEVLTADSSRFWPADGYQVGTNPPSFDKQFVRDWLETQSWGKTPPAPKLPEDVIAKTAEKYEEALQRLTGQSLA